ATATTTGCCTTTGAATGGCAGGACGCGGCCCTTGGAATCTCTGGGCAGCTGACTTGGACTAGGCTACCTCAAGGGTTTAAGAACAGCCCTACCCTTTTTGATGAAGCTTTACATCAGGACCTGGCAGAATTCCGGGTTAGGTACCCCGCTCTAATCCTCTTACAATATGTAGATGACATTCTCCTGGCAGCCAAAACCAAAGGGGAATGCAAGGAAGGCACTCAAGCCCTCCTCCAGACTCTTGGGAGCCTAGGGTACCGGGCATCCGCCAAGAAGGCCCAGATATGTCAGAAACAGGTGACCTATTTAGGATACAAGATAAAGGATGGACGTCGATGGCTAACGGAAGCCCGTATGCGAGCCATCTTAGACATTCCCACCCCACAAAATCCCCGCCAACTGAGAGAATTCTTGGGAACGGCAGGCTTCTGCCGCCTATGGATCCCTGGGTTTGCCGAAATGGCGGCTCCCCTCTACCCCCTCACTCGGCCAGGGGTTGCTTTTAAATGGGAAGAGCCCCAAAAGAAAGCCTTCACCGACATCAAAAAGGCTCTCCTTGAATCACCAGCCCTGGGTCTACCGGACTTAGCTAAGCCATTTGAACTTTTTATAGATGAGAAGGAGGGCTATGCTAAGGGAGTCCTCACCCAAAAACTGGGGCCTTGGAGAAGGCCCACTGCATACCTCTCCAAGAAATTGGATCCTGTGGCATCGGGATGGCCACCCTGCCTTCGAATGATTGCTGCTATAGCCCTGCTGGTAAAAGATTCTCACAAGCTAACCTTGGGGCAGCCTTTGACCATACATGCCCCTCATGCAGTAGAGGCAGTCATCAGACAGCCTCCAGATAGATGGCTTACTAATGCCCGAATGACTCATTACCAGACTATGCTGTTAGACAAAGACCGGGTCCACTTCGGGCCTTTGGTGACTCTGAACCCAGCCACCCtgctccccctccctggggagcccgAGGCTCATGATTGCTTACAGGTATTGGCCGAGGCCCATGGAGCGAGATCCGACCTGACTGACCAGCCTCTACCTAGCCCGGACCACATCTGGTTCACGGATGGAAGCAGCTTTTTGCATCAAGGAGAACGAAAGGCGGGCGCGGCAGTCACCACAGAGAATCAGGTCGTCTGGGCCCAGGCACTCCCCCCTGGAACTTCCGCACAGAGGGCAGAACTCATAGCACTCACGCAGGCTCTAAAATTGGCAGAAGGTAAGAGGCTCACCGTGTATACAGACAGTCGTTATGCCTTCGCCACTGCCCATATACATGGAGAAATTTACAGACGGAGGGGGCTGCTTACCTCCGAAgggaaagacattaaaaataaggagGAAATCCTCGCTCTCTTAAGGGCTCTTCATCTGCCCGCTGCCTTAAGTATCATACATTGCCCTGGACACCAAAAAGGGGATTCTTTCGAAGCAAGGGGCAATCGAAGGGCAGACTTGGCTGCCCGAGAGGCGGCCCTGACCACAGACACCACTAACCTCCTGGCTCTAGAGCCCACCAACGACCATCCCTTCCCCTCATGGGACTATGAACAAAGAGACATCCAAACCCTAGAGAAATTGGGAGCCGCAAAGGAACCAAACGGGGATTGGACTTATGAAGGAAAGACTGTCATCCCCTACCGGGTAACCAAGTACCTAGTGACATTTTTACATAAGATGACACATCTGAGCTCCAAGAAGATGCGGGAGCTCCTCGAACGAGAAGAGGAATTCAATTTCCTTTTGGGGAAGAACGATATTCTAAAACAGGTAACTGAGCAATGTGATGCGTGCGCCCGAGTCAACGCATCCAGACTGAAGCTTCCTCCCGGGAACCGGGTCAGAGGCTACCGGCCCGGAACACATTGGGAGATAGATTTCACTGAGATTAAACCAGGAAAATATGGATACAAGTATCTATTAATTTTTGTAGACACCTTTTCAGGATGGGTTGAAGCCTTCCCTACTAAACATGAAACAGCCAAGATCGTTACTAAGAAATTGCTTGAAGAAATCTTTCCCCGTTATGGGATGCCTCAGGTATTGGGAACAGACAATGGGCCCGCCTTCGTCTCCCAGGTAAGTCAGTCAGTGGCCACCTTGTTGGGGATTgattggaaattacattgtgcttATAGACCCCAAAGTTCAGGACAGGTAGAAAGGATGAATAGAACAATCAAGGAGACTTTAACAAAATTGTCGCTTGCAACTGGCACTAGAGACTGGGTCCTCCTACTCCCCCTAGCACTCTACCGCGCTCGTAATACCCCTGGACCACATGGGCTCACACCCTTTGAGATCCTGTATGGAGTACCTACTCCTATCATTAACTTTCTTGATCAAGATGTCTCAGATTTTGCTAACTCCCCTTCTCTCCAAGCTCATTTACAGGCCCTCCAACTAGTACAACGGGAGGTCTGGAAACCCCTTGCTCAAGCTTATAAAGACCAGAGGGACCATCCCACCATCCCCCATTCCTACCAGATCGGGGACACTGTTTGGGTCCGGCGTCACCAGGCCAAGAACCTTGAACCCCGCTGGAAGGGACCCTACATCGTTTTGCTTACCACTCCCACCGCACTCAAGGTAGACGGCATTGCAGCTTGGATACATGCTTCACATGTAAAGCCAGCCCGACCCACCGATTCAGCCACTGCATCAGAATGGACCGCACACCGCACTCAAAATCCTTTAAAGATAAGACTCTCTCGTACACCCTCCTGTTGATTGGTTGTCTGTTTACCCCCCATGTAGCAACTAACCCCCACAGGGTTTATAATATCACCTGGAAAATAGCCAATCTAGGGACCGGGGAAATAGCCAACCTCAGCACTTATATAGGGACTCTACATGATGGGTTCCCTCCTCTCTATGTCGACCTATGTGACTTAGTAGGGTCTGATTGGGATCCCTCTGACCAGGAACCATTCCCAGGGTACGGATGCCACCACCCTGGGGGAAGGATAGGAACAAGAAGCAAGGATTTTTATGTTTGCCCCGGCCATAAACCAACTCATGGCTGCGGGGGGCCGCAGGAAGGGTACTGTGCAAGATGGGGATGTGAAACCACAGGGGAGGCTTACTGGAAACCCTCTTCCTCTTGGGATTTCATCACTCTCAAACGGAGGGAGATCCCAGGGTACGCAGGGAAAGGACCATGGAGATGTGGGCAAAGAGCCTGCGGACCTTGTTATGATAGTGCCGGAGGGGGAGGTTTTCAAGGCGCCACCCCCGGAGGAAAATGCAACCCTCTCATCCTAAGGTTCACAGATGCTGGAAAAAGAACTACTTGGGATAGTCCTAAGGTCTGGGGACTCAGGCTGCACCGAGCAGGGAAAGATCCGGTGACTTTATTCTCCCTGTACAGACAAATTACTCCCCTAAGCCAACAATCAGTTGGGCCAAACATAGTAATAGCGGACCAGAGATCCCCAACCCATTTTCAAGTCCCTAAACCCCCTACCGTTCCTAAAGCTATCACTCCTACACCAGGTGCTGTcaccttctcccccaccccagatgCCCTAAACATCGAGATAACCAGAGACCCTCCAGGTACCAGAGATAGATTATTACAATTAATCCAAGGAGTTTACCAAGCCTTAAATTTTTCAGACCCCAACAAGACTCAGGAATGCTGGTTATGCCTAGTTTCCCGGCCCCCATATTATGAAGGCGTGGCAATACTGGGCAACTACTCCAACCAGACCTCAGCACCTACCAGTTGCGGAGCTGCTATGCAGCACAAGCTCACAATATCTGAGGTCTCAGGAAAGGGGCTATGCATAGGCAGGATTCCTTCCTCACATCAAGAATTATGTAACCAAGTAGAGCCATTATCTCAGGACAGCCGATACCTTGTTGCCCCTTATGGAACTTATTGGGCTTGCAGTACTGGGTTGACTCCCTGTGTCTCTACCACTGTTCTCAACACCACCattgacttttgtatattgatagaACTTTGGCCCAAAGTCACATACCACCAACCTGAATATGTTTACAGCGTACTAGAGAAATCAACCCGATATAAGAGGGAGCCAATATCCTTTACCGTGGCCCTATTATTAGGAGGAATAACAATGGGGGGCATAGCAGCCGGCATAGGGACCGGAACCGTTGCCCTACAGGGAATTAATCATTTTAAGCTTCTACAACAAGCCATGCACACGGATATCCAGGTCCTAGAAGAGTCAGTCAGTGCACTCGAGAAATCCTTAACATCACTCTCTGAGGTGGTCCTGCAAAACAGACGGggattagatttattatttttacaggaAGGGGGGCTATGTGCTGCCCTCAAGGAAGAATGCTGCTTTTATGCAGATCATACAGGAATAGTTAGGGATAGCATGGCCAAACTTAGGGAGAGGCTAAAACAGAGGCAACAGCTATTTGAGTCTCAACAAGGATGGTTCGAGGGATGGTTCGCTAAATCCCCCTGGTTGACTACCCTTATATCCACGCTCATGGGACCTCTGGTTATTCTATTTTTGATCCTCATATTTGGTCCCTGCATTCTGAACAAACTGACTCAATTCATCAGAGAACGACTATCTGTTGTACAGGCTTTAGTCTTAACTCAACAATATCATCAGCTAAAGCAAATAGATCCAGAGTATCTAGAGACCTCTGAATGAAAGATTCCATTCAGTtacaagagaaatgggggaatgaaagacccctctcccttagccctttctttctcaagtttgtctcctcttcctcctgtcggcggcttccccgatccccacccccggtggcctttccccgcccggcccgagaacaagcaccgggtggggccggcccgagaacaagcaccgggtggggccggcccgagaatgagcaccaggtgggccagcccgagaacgagcaccgggtgggctggcacgagggcgagcaccaggtgggtcaGCACGAGGACAAACAccgagtgagccggcctggagctctgcccctgagcccccgccccgcccgaagagaaacactccgtcccaaggtctccgcccccaaggtcagccatcaggaaaagggggggaattgagtctgctgtaccagacaccagaccttgagaatatgctgatctggaatggctctgtgtctcatttgaaccatccaatggaaatgattctgtatttcgcctcatttgaaagactctgtgtttcacctcatttgaataactctgtactttgcctcatttgaataaccctgtatagcgcctcatatacattgaccaatgggaatagctctgtataatgcctcattagaattatccaatagaatccttgctcctagcttgcgcctttttcctatataaggaccccttttcccttggctcggggcgcttagccacacagaagctaagtcgccccaggtacctgcgtctccaataaagcctcttgttttttgcatccagttcgtggcctcgctgattcctgggtgtgtgggtctccctctacgaaagtatcccttcggggtctttcaatacCAGATAGTACAAAGACTTGGAAAGAGGATCAAATCATTTGAAATGAGTAATACTAAAAGATAACTAATTGTGAGATTTTACTTAGTTAGTTTGCtactttatttgattttattttcactaCATAGCTAAGGTTGGCTCTTAACTCATGGCTTTGTCTGGTTGACTTTTCCTCTACATGATATAAGTTAGGAGTTTTTGGAAGAGGAACTTCAATTatagggtgttttcttgattaatgatttatgAGGGAGGTCACAGTCCACTGTGGAGGAACTGTACTGTACCTGGGAATGAGGTACAAAAAGTGtggaagaaagcaaacagaatttTCAGATGCCTGTTTCTTTACTAATGAGAGGCGGTGTAGATTTGGATTGGATGGGAGCAGAAGATCTGGGAGGAACTGGGGATGGGAGAATCataatcaaaatacactgtatgaaaatatatttcaattaaaaagaaaagaaaagaagaaagaaaacttaagaagccaggaagaacaagccagtaagcaatattCCTCCAgggtctctatttcagtttctgtctctAGGCTtctaccttgaatttctgactgACTTGCCTGCATGATGGAGTGTGAACTAGACCTGcaagtgaaataaaccatttccttcccaAGAACTGAGAGAACTCTGTGAGTCTAAAAGCATCCCTTGaagtggagaagaaaaaaaaaaacaaaacaaaaagaggcagGGACACAGAATGGGGGGAAATAAGATATGGACTTGATCAAGACACATTTTACTCATGTAGTAAATCCTAAAATAATAAAGGGTGGATAATGCACAATTAACAAACCAAAAcaggcttccttccctttccgccaaatcatcacagaccaggtgagtgaccccctgttTTTATCCAACTCCTGTcctaagtgccattcacccagatccccccaggcttgtccctgcttgaaatagacacacccaggcagggaggagctccctgaatctgggtacaggccactcttccttccctttccaccaaatcatcacagaccaggtgagtgaccccctgcttttacccaactcctgtcctaagtgccattcacccagatccctccaggcttgtccctgcttgaaacagacaagcccaggcagggagaagctccctgaatctgggtacaggccactcttccttccgttccGGTGACCGATCagccaggaggtgagtgatccaccactcttacccaactccctatcaaagccccatccatcccgatctccccgggcctgctcctgcttggggtagacctacccaggcagtgaggaacccccagagcctggaaacaccccactcttacttcctgtcacACTCCACACACcggatccctatggaggcctaactccttcagagtgaggagactatgaggagagggaagaccatccagagcttcggacattgaattcctggcccacacactacagcataacaagaggagatagagagatcctacctgcactcactggaaaaagatatgggaagaagacagaataagcactcgctcaacaacagaaagaccaatatgacaccaccagaatccagggactccactccagcaagacctgaaaagcccaacatagtgcatgaagaagagatggacctcaaaaattatctcagcaagatgatagagaccttcaaagaggaaacaagaaaatcccttaaagaaatagaagaaaaagcaagcaaaaaattacacgaaatggaggaaaagacaaaccaaaaaattcaagaaataaaaaaatctcttaaagaagctaaagaaacccaagataaaacaaccaaacaagtgaaggaagctcttgaaacagttcaaagcatgaaagctgaattagacacaataaagaaaacacagaatgaggcgatgctggaaatggaaagactggataaaggatcaggatctaaagatgtgagtataactaatagaatccaagagacagaagagagaatctcagctattgaagactcgctagaggatatacattcatcaaccaaagaaaacctcaagtccaacaaatccctaacacaaaatatccaggaaatatgggacaccgtgaaaagaccaaacctaagaataataggtgtagaagaaggtgaagaaacactgctcaaaggtacagaaaacatattcaacaaaatcatagaagaaaacttccccaacctacagaaagatatgcctatgaaagtacaagaagcttataggacaccaaacagactggaccacaaaaagaagtccccctgacacataataatcaaaactccaaatctacagaataaagagaaaatattaagagctgcaaaggaaaaaggccaagtaacatataaaggcaaaccaattagaatcacacccgacttctcaatggaaactctgaaagccagaaggtcttggatagataccctacaagcactaagggagcatggatgtcaacccagactactgtacccagcaaaactttcaatcattatagatggagaaaacaagatattccatgacaaaaacagatttaaacaatacatatccacaaatccagcactacagaaggttctggaaggaaaactccaacccaaggaacataactacatgcacaaaaacacaggcaatagataatctaattttgccaaacacaaaaagaagcaggagggcaaaatccacacactatgacaccaccaacaatgaatccaaaacaaacaagaaccaacgaacaatggacattaatatccctaaatgtcaatggtcttaacttaaccataaaaagacataggctaacagaatggatatgaagacagaatccatcctgctgtttacaagaaacacacctcaacttcaaagacaggcgatacctcagagtaaaagaatgggaaaagattttccaatcaaatggcctcaagaaacaagccggtgtagcaatcctaatatctaacaaattggactttaaactaaaatcaatcaaaagagatgaagaagggcatttcatactcatcacaggaaaagtccatcaagatgaaatctcaatcctgaacatctatgctccaaatacgaaggcacccacatttgtgaaagaaacattactaaagctcaaaccacacataaaaccacacacacttatagtaggagacttcaacaccccccttacgccactagacaggaccaccagacagaaactcaacaaagaaacaaaggacctgaatgaagttatgacccaactagggttaacagatatctatagagcattccatccaaactcaaaagaatataccttcttctcagcaccacatggcaccttctctaaaattgaccacatagtaggcaacaaagcaaacctccatagttacaaaagaattgaaataaccccctgtatcttatcagaccaccatgcattaaagctagaattcagcaacaatacaaatggcagaaaacctgcaaacttttggaaaatgaataacacccaattgcaccattcctgggttgaggaagaaataaaaaacaaattaaagacttcctagaatctaatgagaatgcagacacaacatacccaaacttatgggacactctgaaagcagtgctaagagggaagttcatagcactaagtgcccacatgaagaaactagagaaaagtcacattagagaactgacagaacaactgaaagcactagagcaaaaagaagcaaactcaccaaggaggagtagacgccaggaaataatcaacctgagagctgaaatcaataaagtagaaactaggaaaacattacaaagaatcaatgaaacaaagagttggttctttgagaagatcaacaagatagacaaacctctagccaaactaaccaaaaggcagagagagagcatgctaattaacaaaatcagaaacgaaaagggggatataacaacggacactgtggaaatccagagaatctttaggtcatactttgaaaatctgtactccacaaaattcgaaaatctaacggaaatggacagtttcctggataaatatcacttaccaaaattaaatcaagatcagataaacagtttaaatcgacccataacccctaatgaaatagaagcagtcatcaaaagcctcccaaccaaaaaaagcccaggaccagatggcttcactgcagaattctaccagaaattcaaacaagagatgataccagtactcctcaaactgttccgcacaatagaagcagatggaatattgccaaactctttctacgaggctacaatcactttgatacccaagccacacaaagataagactaagaaagagaactacagaccaatatccctcatgaacatcgatgctaaaatactcaataaaatattggcaaatcgaatccaagaacatatcagaaaaatcatccaccacgatcaagtaggcttcatcccagggatgcaaggatgattcaacatatgaaaaaccatcaatgtaatccaccatataaataaactgaaaaagagaaaccacatgatcatctcactaggtgctgaaaaagcctttgacaaaatccaacatcccttcatgataaagatcttggagagaacaggaataacaggaacatatctaaacatgataaacgcgatatacaccaaaccaatagccaacatcaaactaaacagagaaactcgaagcatttcctctaaaatcaggaacaagacaagaatgtccactctcttcatacctcttcaatattgtacttgaaggtctagctagagcaataagacaagaacaggggttcaaagggatacaaattggaaaggacgaagtcaaactttcactatttgcagatgacatgatagtctacataagtgacccgaaaaactctaccaggaaactcctacagctgataaacaccttcagcaaggtagcaggatacaaaattaactcaaaaaaatctgtagccctactgtatacagatgataaactcaatgagaaagaaatcatggaaacatcacctttcacaatatccacaagcaacataaaatatctgggggtaacactaaccaaaaaagtgaaagacctgtacaataagaactttgagactttaaagaaagaaattaaagaagataccagaaagtggaaagatctcccatgctcttggataggcagaattaacatagtaaaaatggcaatcctaccaaaagcaatctacagattcaatgcaatccccatcaaaatcccaacacagtttttcacagacattgaaagaacaatactcaactttatatggaaaaataaaaaacccaggatagccaaaacaactctttacaataaaagatcttctggaggcatcaccatccctgacttcaagctctactatagagccatagttctgaaaacagcttggtattggcacaagaatagacagatagaccaatggaatcgaattgaagacccagatattaacccacgcacctacgaacaccttatttttgacaaaggtgctaaatccatacaatggaaaaaagatagcatcttcaacaaatggtgctggcacaattggattcggacatgcagaaaattgcagattgatccatacctgtcaccatgcacgaaacttaagtgcaaatggatcaaagatctctccataaatccagccacactgaatcttctagaagagaaagtgggaataacccttgaacaaattggcacaggagaacgattcctgaacatcacacca
The DNA window shown above is from Cricetulus griseus strain 17A/GY chromosome 3, alternate assembly CriGri-PICRH-1.0, whole genome shotgun sequence and carries:
- the LOC113835040 gene encoding MLV-related proviral Env polyprotein-like, with protein sequence MDRTPHSKSFKDKTLSYTLLLIGCLFTPHVATNPHRVYNITWKIANLGTGEIANLSTYIGTLHDGFPPLYVDLCDLVGSDWDPSDQEPFPGYGCHHPGGRIGTRSKDFYVCPGHKPTHGCGGPQEGYCARWGCETTGEAYWKPSSSWDFITLKRREIPGYAGKGPWRCGQRACGPCYDSAGGGGFQGATPGGKCNPLILRFTDAGKRTTWDSPKVWGLRLHRAGKDPVTLFSLYRQITPLSQQSVGPNIVIADQRSPTHFQVPKPPTVPKAITPTPGAVTFSPTPDALNIEITRDPPGTRDRLLQLIQGVYQALNFSDPNKTQECWLCLVSRPPYYEGVAILGNYSNQTSAPTSCGAAMQHKLTISEVSGKGLCIGRIPSSHQELCNQVEPLSQDSRYLVAPYGTYWACSTGLTPCVSTTVLNTTIDFCILIELWPKVTYHQPEYVYSVLEKSTRYKREPISFTVALLLGGITMGGIAAGIGTGTVALQGINHFKLLQQAMHTDIQVLEESVSALEKSLTSLSEVVLQNRRGLDLLFLQEGGLCAALKEECCFYADHTGIVRDSMAKLRERLKQRQQLFESQQGWFEGWFAKSPWLTTLISTLMGPLVILFLILIFGPCILNKLTQFIRERLSVVQALVLTQQYHQLKQIDPEYLETSE